One genomic segment of Candidatus Schekmanbacteria bacterium includes these proteins:
- a CDS encoding class I SAM-dependent methyltransferase yields the protein MKEWIEFWDKENVVDEKVWEENAKLFFSNTLKVWSYDKDDIVLDIGCGKGYFAELIAEKVKELHLVDTSENCITHCKEKLKHLDNVFFHKLCEKDYTNLKFLNIKFTKIICLSVIQYFRNFKEVEELIMQCEKISADQGQLLIADIPLYANPLYDAYSLVNRGVRLGTLRQTINFLLRTTFGEYSKIRKKVGITKFCPKHFKSYLDNKGLEHEIHFKITTFDSVSRFNLLIKFNKIRLQKRIPKNDHLRKSFH from the coding sequence ATGAAAGAGTGGATAGAGTTTTGGGATAAAGAAAATGTGGTAGATGAGAAGGTTTGGGAGGAGAACGCCAAGTTATTTTTTTCCAATACTCTTAAAGTATGGAGTTATGATAAAGATGATATCGTCTTAGATATAGGATGCGGAAAGGGATATTTCGCTGAGTTGATAGCAGAGAAGGTGAAAGAACTGCATCTTGTGGATACATCTGAAAACTGTATTACTCATTGCAAAGAAAAACTTAAACACCTCGATAATGTTTTTTTTCATAAATTGTGTGAAAAAGACTATACAAATCTGAAGTTTCTTAATATTAAGTTTACAAAGATTATTTGTTTAAGTGTAATACAATACTTCAGAAATTTTAAAGAAGTAGAAGAATTGATAATGCAATGTGAAAAAATATCTGCTGATCAAGGACAATTGCTCATTGCGGACATACCTCTTTATGCTAATCCTCTTTATGATGCCTATTCACTTGTTAATAGAGGTGTAAGATTAGGTACTTTGCGCCAAACTATAAATTTTTTGTTGAGGACAACGTTTGGGGAGTATTCAAAAATAAGGAAAAAAGTGGGGATTACCAAATTCTGTCCAAAGCATTTTAAAAGCTATTTGGATAATAAGGGCTTAGAACACGAAATTCATTTTAAAATTACAACTTTTGATTCTGTCAGTAGATTTAATTTGCTCATTAAATTTAATAAGATTCGTTTACAAAAAAGAATTCCAAAAAATGACCACTTGAGAAAATCGTTTCATTAA
- a CDS encoding mercuric reductase, with translation MKKIKELLPYDAHNKRLAENVSPSDWENPSPAKRYNLVVIGGGTAGLVTAAGAAGLGAKVALIEEKLLGGDCLNVGCVPSKTIIRSSRVISEISNAHLFGIKVPGDVVADFPAVMERMRKIRAHISPNDSVEKLRKLGVDIFFGKGKFRNRNSIEVEGNILRFKKAVIATGARPFVPPIDGLEEAGYLTNETVFSLTTAPKHLVVVGGGPIGCELSQAFRRLGVKVTIIQKEKQFLTREDTEAAKILENVFRKEGINMIFSADLTKVVCNDEKKILTIKREEKEDEITADEILIGTGRIPNIEGLCLEKAGVEYEKSGIIVNDYLQTSNPIIYSAGDVCMQYKFTHAADAAARIVIQNALFRGRKKISSLTMPWCTYTDPEIAHTGMYERDAMRKGIEVDIFKTNLADVDRAITDGETEGFVKIIVKKNSDKILGATVVARHAGDMISEVTLAIENNIGLKKLTNIIHPYPTQAEAIKRTADAYNRSRLSPFIKGMFKRWFIATR, from the coding sequence ATGAAAAAAATTAAAGAACTTTTGCCATATGATGCACACAATAAAAGGCTTGCTGAAAATGTCAGCCCATCAGATTGGGAAAATCCATCCCCTGCCAAGCGATATAATCTTGTTGTAATCGGTGGGGGCACAGCAGGATTAGTCACAGCTGCAGGTGCTGCCGGATTAGGAGCAAAGGTTGCATTGATCGAAGAGAAGCTTTTAGGGGGAGATTGTCTTAATGTTGGTTGTGTGCCCTCAAAAACAATTATTAGATCATCACGCGTCATTTCAGAAATATCCAATGCCCATTTATTTGGAATAAAGGTGCCTGGAGATGTGGTTGCTGATTTTCCCGCAGTAATGGAACGAATGAGAAAAATTCGTGCCCATATTAGCCCTAACGATTCAGTAGAAAAATTGAGAAAACTTGGCGTTGATATCTTTTTTGGCAAAGGTAAATTCAGAAACAGAAATTCAATTGAAGTCGAGGGAAATATTCTGAGATTCAAAAAAGCTGTTATTGCAACCGGCGCCCGTCCTTTCGTGCCTCCGATAGATGGTCTTGAAGAAGCAGGCTACCTGACAAACGAAACAGTTTTCTCTCTGACAACTGCCCCGAAACACCTTGTTGTCGTTGGTGGTGGTCCCATAGGATGTGAACTTTCACAAGCATTCAGGCGGCTTGGTGTAAAAGTTACAATCATTCAAAAGGAAAAGCAATTTTTAACACGCGAAGATACGGAAGCAGCAAAGATTCTTGAAAATGTATTCAGGAAAGAAGGCATCAATATGATTTTTTCAGCGGACCTGACGAAAGTTGTTTGCAATGATGAGAAAAAAATCCTGACTATAAAAAGGGAAGAAAAAGAAGATGAAATTACAGCTGATGAAATATTGATTGGGACAGGACGTATTCCAAACATCGAAGGATTATGTCTCGAAAAGGCAGGAGTAGAATATGAAAAAAGTGGTATTATTGTAAATGACTATCTTCAAACATCAAATCCCATTATCTACTCTGCAGGTGATGTATGTATGCAATATAAATTTACTCATGCCGCAGATGCAGCAGCGCGCATCGTAATTCAAAATGCGCTTTTCAGGGGAAGGAAAAAAATTAGCTCCCTAACGATGCCATGGTGTACATATACCGACCCGGAAATTGCTCATACAGGAATGTATGAAAGAGATGCAATGAGAAAGGGAATTGAAGTCGATATTTTCAAAACGAATTTAGCAGATGTTGATAGAGCAATCACTGATGGCGAAACAGAAGGATTCGTCAAGATAATTGTAAAAAAGAATTCTGATAAGATTCTTGGGGCAACTGTTGTGGCTCGGCATGCAGGGGATATGATAAGTGAAGTTACTCTCGCAATTGAAAACAATATAGGTCTAAAAAAATTGACAAATATAATTCATCCCTACCCTACACAGGCAGAAGCAATAAAACGCACTGCCGACGCCTACAACCGCTCCCGCTTGAGTCCATTCATAAAAGGAATGTTTAAAAGATGGTTTATAGCAACAAGATGA
- a CDS encoding TVP38/TMEM64 family protein gives MSRNEEKGEQKMNTVQTNQKRDWIKPVALISVIIILFISAQVFGLGEKLGELRNWIEKLGKFGPIAFIMLYIIATVAAIPGSVITAAAGVLFGPLLGTICVSIGSTAGASLSFIIARYFARDSTVRWLSKNEKFGKLDELTEKHGAIIVAITRLVPIFPFNLLNYGFGLTRVKLGTYVFWSWLCMLPATILYVVGAAAFTEGLANGKIPWGLIITVISFAIILTLLIRYAKGILKEKEEIEKNEKN, from the coding sequence ATGAGCAGAAATGAAGAGAAGGGAGAGCAAAAAATGAACACTGTGCAAACAAATCAAAAAAGGGATTGGATAAAGCCCGTTGCACTTATCAGCGTAATAATCATTCTTTTTATTTCTGCACAGGTATTTGGTCTTGGTGAAAAACTTGGTGAACTGAGAAATTGGATAGAAAAGCTCGGAAAATTTGGACCTATCGCATTCATAATGCTATATATTATCGCCACTGTTGCGGCAATTCCCGGTTCAGTCATCACTGCAGCTGCTGGTGTCCTCTTTGGTCCCCTTTTAGGAACCATCTGCGTGAGCATAGGTTCGACTGCAGGAGCGTCACTATCGTTTATCATTGCCCGCTACTTTGCTCGTGATTCAACGGTTAGGTGGCTTTCAAAGAATGAAAAATTCGGAAAACTTGACGAACTTACAGAAAAGCATGGTGCAATAATTGTTGCAATAACCCGCTTAGTTCCAATTTTTCCTTTCAACCTATTAAATTACGGATTTGGCCTTACCAGAGTAAAATTAGGCACCTATGTCTTTTGGTCGTGGTTATGTATGCTTCCTGCCACCATTCTTTATGTCGTAGGCGCTGCCGCTTTTACAGAAGGACTTGCCAACGGTAAAATTCCATGGGGGCTCATTATAACCGTTATTTCATTTGCCATCATACTTACATTGCTGATTCGTTATGCAAAGGGAATATTAAAGGAAAAAGAGGAAATTGAAAAAAATGAAAAAAATTAA
- a CDS encoding DUF547 domain-containing protein, with the protein MAFQKTHYFSNKIIIFLALIWLLISSTANVLGKNEEDRRFSYEDYSSILLRYVDIDGLVNYKQLKKEHAKLDAFIDSIASLREDEFSKWDDKEKIAFWINSYNALTLKVVIDNYPIKPSFFASFLYPLNSIRQISGVWDKKRFKVMGKSMTLDEIENFHLRKEFNEPRIHFALVCASMGCPKLRNEPYEGKKLNLQLDNQIEQFLANKNKFRIDNHKKVIYISPIFKWFAEDFVKSYSGHKVSSKYDEKEEAIINFISRYLDEEQSALLKNETYEIGYLDYDWSLNEQK; encoded by the coding sequence ATGGCTTTCCAAAAAACTCACTACTTTTCAAATAAAATAATCATATTTTTGGCATTGATTTGGCTGTTGATTTCCTCCACTGCAAATGTATTGGGAAAAAATGAAGAAGATAGGAGATTCAGTTATGAAGATTACTCATCAATTCTTTTAAGATATGTTGATATCGACGGTCTTGTCAACTACAAGCAATTGAAAAAAGAGCATGCAAAACTTGATGCCTTCATTGACAGCATTGCATCGCTGAGGGAAGATGAATTTTCTAAATGGGATGACAAAGAAAAAATCGCATTCTGGATAAATAGCTATAATGCTCTAACACTGAAAGTAGTCATTGACAATTACCCAATCAAACCATCCTTTTTTGCTTCCTTTCTTTATCCATTGAACAGTATCAGACAAATTTCAGGAGTATGGGATAAAAAGAGATTTAAAGTTATGGGTAAATCAATGACTCTTGATGAAATTGAAAATTTTCATCTTCGCAAAGAATTCAATGAACCTCGTATCCATTTTGCTTTAGTTTGCGCATCTATGGGATGTCCTAAGTTAAGGAATGAACCTTATGAAGGCAAAAAACTCAATTTACAGCTTGATAACCAAATTGAACAGTTTTTAGCAAACAAAAATAAATTTAGAATAGATAACCATAAAAAAGTCATCTATATCTCACCCATCTTCAAGTGGTTTGCAGAAGACTTTGTGAAAAGTTATAGCGGGCACAAAGTTTCTTCAAAATATGATGAAAAAGAAGAAGCAATAATAAATTTCATTTCACGCTATTTGGATGAAGAACAATCAGCTCTTCTTAAAAATGAAACTTACGAGATTGGATATTTAGATTATGATTGGTCTTTGAATGAGCAGAAATGA